A genomic window from Vitis riparia cultivar Riparia Gloire de Montpellier isolate 1030 chromosome 18, EGFV_Vit.rip_1.0, whole genome shotgun sequence includes:
- the LOC117906019 gene encoding protein PHOSPHATE-INDUCED 1-like — protein sequence MASFVPTQCLLQLLFVASLLPFISAARRLAQDQQPLLLQYHNGPLLSGKISINLIWYGKFKPSQRAIVSDFITSLSSSKTTPDQPSVAAWWNTIDKYYLLIKSKKSTSLGLSLGTQILDENYSLGKSLTSRNLKQLAAKGQQSNAINVVLTSSDVAVEGFCSSRCGTHGSSPSSKTAKVNGKISKFAYIWVGNSETQCPGQCAWPFHQPIYGPQSPPLSAPNNDVGMEGIVMNLASLLAGTVTNPFGNGYYQGSADAPLEAASACPGIYGKGAYPGYAGKLLEDPTTGASYNANGVNGRKYLLPALLDPSTSTCSTLV from the coding sequence ATGGCCTCTTTCGTTCCTACTCAATGCCTTTTACAACTCCTCTTTGTGGCTTCTCTGCTTCCATTCATCTCAGCAGCCAGGAGACTTGCTCAAGACCAGCAACCTCTACTTCTTCAATACCACAATGGCCCTCTTCTTTCCGGAAAAATCTCCATTAATCTAATCTGGTACGGAAAGTTCAAGCCTTCCCAACGCGCCATTGTCTCTGATTTCATTACCTCCCTCTCTTCCTCCAAAACCACCCCCGACCAACCCTCTGTTGCGGCGTGGTGGAATACCATCGACAAATACTACCTCCTCATTAAGTCCAAGAAATCCACCTCCCTCGGTCTCTCCCTAGGCACCCAAATCCTCGACGAGAACTACTCTTTGGGTAAATCACTGACCAGTCGAAATCTCAAACAGTTGGCAGCAAAGGGGCAGCAGAGCAACGCCATTAACGTAGTCTTGACATCTTCTGATGTAGCCGTTGAAGGGTTCTGCTCCAGCAGGTGCGGAACACATGGGTCTTCTCCCAGCTCCAAGACTGCTAAGGTTAATGGCAAGATCTCCAAGTTCGCATACATCTGGGTGGGTAACTCCGAGACTCAGTGCCCAGGTCAATGCGCATGGCCATTCCACCAGCCCATTTACGGACCCCAGAGTCCACCCCTGTCCGCACCCAACAACGATGTGGGTATGGAAGGTATAGTTATGAACCTGGCTAGCCTCTTGGCTGGAACTGTTACGAACCCCTTTGGAAATGGATACTACCAAGGTTCCGCAGACGCTCCCCTGGAGGCTGCATCGGCTTGCCCTGGGATTTATGGGAAGGGCGCGTACCCTGGCTATGCCGGAAAGCTGTTGGAGGATCCCACCACAGGTGCTAGCTATAATGCCAATGGTGTGAATGGGAGGAAGTACCTGCTTCCTGCATTGCTTGATCCTTCAACTTCCACCTGTTCTACTCTGGTCTGA
- the LOC117905920 gene encoding 7-deoxyloganetin glucosyltransferase-like, which produces MGSMEKPHAVCIPSPAQGHINPMLKLAKLLHFRGFRITFVNTEFNHTRLLKAQGPNSLNGLPTFQFETIPDGLPPSNVDATQDIPSLCVSTKKNCLAPFRRLLAKLNDRRPPVTCIFSDAVMSFTLDAAQELGIPDLLLWTASACGFMGYVQYRSLIDKGFTPLKDESYLTNGYLDTVVDWIPGMKGIRLKDLPSFIRTTDPDDVMLDFAMGELERARKASAIIFNTFDALEHEVLDAIAPMYPPIYTIGPLQLLPDQIHDSELKLIGSNLWKEEPECLKWLDSKEPNSVVYVNYGSITVMTPQQLIEFAWGLANSDQSFLWILRPDLVSGESAILPPEFVAETEDRGLLAGWCPQEQVLTHQAIGGFLTHNGWNSTIEGLCAGVPMICWPFFAEQQTNCRYCCTEWGVGMEIDSDVKRDEVAKLVRELMVGEKGKVMKKKTMEWKHTAEVATTGPDGSSYLNLEKIFEQVLL; this is translated from the exons ATGGGTTCCATGGAGAAGCCTCATGCAGTTTGCATTCCATCCCCTGCTCAGGGGCACATCAATCCTATGCTAAAACTAGCAAAGCTCCTCCATTTCAGAGGCTTTCGTATCACCTTTGTCAACACAGAGTTCAACCACACACGCTTACTCAAGGCCCAGGGCCCCAACTCCCTCAATGGTCTCCCCACCTTTCAGTTCGAAACCATTCCCGATGGTCTCCCACCGTCCAATGTCGACGCAACCCAAGACATCCCTTCCCTCTGTGTATCCACCAAAAAAAACTGCTTGGCTCCCTTTAGACGCCTTCTCGCCAAACTCAACGACAGACGTCCTCCCGTCACTTGCATATTTTCTGACGCTGTCATGAGCTTCACTTTAGACGCTGCTCAAGAACTCGGCATTCCCGACCTTCTTTTATGGACAGCTAGTGCTTGTGGCTTCATGGGCTATGTGCAGTATCGCAGTCTCATCGACAAGGGTTTTACACCACTCAAAG ATGAGAGTTATCTAACAAATGGGTATTTGGATACTGTTGTTGATTGGATACCGGGCATGAAAGGTATCCGTTTGAAGGATCTCCCGAGCTTCATTCGGACTACCGATCCAGATGATGTCATGCTGGACTTTGCCATGGGTGAGCTTGAAAGGGCTCGCAAGGCTTCTGCCATCATTTTCAATACGTTTGACGCTTTAGAGCATGAGGTTTTGGATGCAATTGCTCCCATGTATCCCCCAATCTACACCATTGGTCCTCTTCAGCTACTTCCGGATCAGATTCACGATAGCGAACTAAAGTTGATTGGATCAAATCTGTGGAAGGAAGAGCCCGAGTGTCTCAAATGGCTGGATTCCAAAGAACCCAACTCTGTTGTTTACGTTAATTATGGAAGCATCACAGTCATGACTCCCCAGCAACTGATTGAGTTTGCTTGGGGACTTGCAAATAGCGATCAAAGCTTCTTGTGGATACTTAGGCCAGATCTCGTGTCTGGTGAGTCGGCCATTCTGCCACCAGAATTCGTGGCAGAAACAGAAGACAGGGGTTTACTAGCAGGTTGGTGTCCTCAAGAGCAAGTTCTCACCCACCAGGCCATTGGCGGCTTCTTAACTCATAACGGCTGGAATTCCACAATTGAGGGTTTATGCGCTGGAGTGCCTATGATTTGTTGGCCATTTTTTGCAGAGCAGCAAACCAACTGTCGTTACTGCTGCACTGAGTGGGGCGTAGGAATGGAGATAGACAGTGATGTTAAGAGGGATGAAGTTGCAAAGCTTGTGAGAGAGTTGATGGTGGGAGAGAAAGGCAAagtaatgaaaaagaaaaccatgGAGTGGAAGCATACGGCAGAAGTGGCTACCACTGGTCCAGATGGATCATCTTACTTGAATTTGGAGAAAATATTTGAACAAGTGCTTCTCTAG
- the LOC117907494 gene encoding 7-deoxyloganetin glucosyltransferase-like → MGSMEKPHAVCIPYPAQGHINPMLKLAKLLHFRGFRITFVNTEFNHTRLLKAQGPNSLNGLPTFQFETIPDGLPPSNVDATQDIPSLCASTKKNCLAPFRRLLAKLNDRGPPVTCIFSDAVMSFTLDAAQELGIPDLLLWTASACGFMAYVQYRSLIDKGFTPLKDESYLTNGYLDTVVDWIPGMKGIRLKDLPSFIRTTDPDDIMLDFAMGELERARKASAIIFNTFDALEKDVLDALSPMFPPIYTIGPLSLLVNQVQDNDLQLIGSNLWKEEWGFFEWLNSKKHNSVVYVNFGSVTSLTTDQLNEFAWGLANSNQTFLWIIRPDIVSGESAILLPQFLAETKNRGLLASWCPQEEVLSNPAVGGFLTHNGWNSTMESVSAGVPMICWPFFAEQQTNCRYCCTEWGIGMEIDSDVKRDEVERLVRELIEGEKGKEMKKQAMEWKKMAQKATIDSNGSSYSNLDKLINQVFLQIPSIPTS, encoded by the exons ATGGGTTCCATGGAGAAGCCTCATGCAGTTTGCATTCCATACCCTGCTCAGGGGCACATCAATCCTATGCTAAAACTGGCAAAGCTCCTCCATTTCAGAGGCTTTCGTATCACCTTTGTCAACACAGAGTTCAACCACACACGCTTACTCAAGGCCCAGGGGCCCAACTCCCTCAATGGTCTCCCCACCTTTCAGTTCGAAACCATTCCCGATGGTCTCCCACCGTCCAATGTCGACGCAACCCAAGACATCCCTTCCCTCTGTGCATCCACCAAAAAAAACTGCTTGGCTCCCTTTAGACGCCTTCTCGCCAAACTCAACGACAGAGGTCCTCCCGTCACTTGCATATTTTCTGACGCTGTCATGAGCTTCACTTTAGACGCTGCTCAAGAACTCGGCATTCCCGACCTTCTTTTATGGACAGCTAGTGCTTGTGGCTTCATGGCCTATGTGCAGTATCGCAGTCTCATCGACAAGGGTTTTACACCACTCAAAG ATGAGAGTTATCTAACAAATGGGTATTTGGATACTGTTGTTGATTGGATACCGGGCATGAAAGGTATCCGTTTGAAGGATCTCCCGAGCTTCATTCGGACTACCGATCCAGATGATATCATGCTGGACTTTGCCATGGGTGAGCTTGAAAGGGCTCGCAAGGCTTCTGCCATCATTTTCAATACGTTTGATGCTTTAGAGAAGGATGTTTTGGATGCACTTTCACCAATGTTTCCTCCAATTTACACCATTGGTCCTTTAAGTCTACTCGTGAATCAGGTCCAAGATAATGATTTGCAGTTGATTGGATCAAATCTGTGGAAAGAAGAATGGGGTTTTTTCGAATGGCTCAACTCCAAAAAACACAACTCTGTTGTTTACGTGAATTTTGGAAGTGTGACAAGCCTGACAACAGATCAACTCAATGAGTTTGCTTGGGGACTGGCAAATAGCAATCAAACATTCTTATGGATAATAAGGCCGGATATTGTGTCTGGTGAGTCGGCCATTCTTCTGCCACAATTCTTGGCAGAGAccaaaaacaggggtctgctAGCAAGTTGGTGTCCTCAGGAGGAAGTTCTCAGCAACCCTGCCGTTGGTGGGTTCTTAACTCACAACGGGTGGAATTCCACTATGGAAAGTGTGAGCGCAGGAGTGCCCATGATTTGCTGGCCATTTTTCGCAGAGCAGCAAACCAACTGCCGCTACTGTTGCACAGAATGGGGCATAGGCATGGAGATCGACAGTGACGTTAAGAGAGATGAAGTTGAGAGGCTTGTGAGAGAATTGATTGAGGGAGAGAAAGGCAAAGAGATGAAAAAGCAGGCCATGGAGTGGAAGAAGATGGCACAAAAGGCCACCATTGATTCAAATGGCTCATCTTACTCCAACTTGGACAAATTGATAAATCAAGTGTTTCTCCAAATCCCAAGCATTCCAACAAGTTAA
- the LOC117907495 gene encoding 7-deoxyloganetin glucosyltransferase-like: MGSMEKPHAVCIPYPAQGHINPMLKLAKLLHFRGFRITFVNTEFNHTRLLKAQGPNSLNGLPTFQFETIPDGLPPSNVDATQDIPSLCVSTKKNCLAPFRRLLAKLNDRRPPVTCIFSDAVMSFTLDAAQELGIPDLLLWTASACGFMGYVQYRSLIDKGFTPLKDESYLTNGYLDTVVDWIPGMKGIRLKDLPSFIRTTDPDDVMLDFAMGELERARKASAIIFNTFDALEHEVLDAIAPMYPPIYTIGPLQLLPDQIHDSELKLIGSNLWKEEPECLKWLDSKEPNSVVYVNYGSITVMTPQQLIEFAWGLANSNQSFLWILRPDLVSGESAILPPEFVAETEDRGLLAGWCPQEQVLTHQAIGGFLTHNGWNSTIEGLCAGVPMICWPFFAEQQTNCRYCCTEWGVGMEIDSDVKRDEVAKLVRELMVGEKGKVMKKKTMEWKHTAEVATTGPDGSSYLNLEKIFEQVLL; this comes from the exons ATGGGTTCCATGGAGAAGCCTCATGCAGTTTGCATTCCATACCCTGCTCAGGGGCACATCAATCCTATGCTAAAACTAGCAAAGCTCCTCCATTTCAGAGGCTTTCGTATCACCTTTGTCAACACAGAGTTCAACCACACACGCTTACTCAAGGCCCAGGGCCCCAACTCCCTCAATGGTCTCCCCACCTTTCAGTTCGAAACCATTCCCGATGGTCTCCCACCGTCCAATGTCGACGCAACCCAAGACATCCCTTCCCTCTGTGTATCCACCAAAAAAAACTGCTTGGCTCCCTTTAGACGCCTTCTCGCCAAACTCAACGACAGACGTCCTCCCGTCACTTGCATATTTTCTGACGCTGTCATGAGCTTCACTTTAGACGCTGCTCAAGAACTCGGCATTCCCGACCTTCTTTTATGGACAGCTAGTGCTTGTGGCTTCATGGGCTATGTGCAGTATCGCAGTCTCATCGACAAGGGTTTTACACCACTCAAAG ATGAGAGTTATCTAACAAATGGGTATTTGGATACTGTTGTTGATTGGATACCGGGCATGAAAGGTATCCGTTTGAAGGATCTCCCGAGCTTCATTCGGACTACCGATCCAGATGATGTCATGCTGGACTTTGCCATGGGTGAGCTTGAAAGGGCTCGCAAGGCTTCTGCCATCATTTTCAATACGTTTGACGCTTTAGAGCATGAGGTTTTGGATGCAATTGCTCCCATGTATCCCCCAATCTACACCATTGGTCCTCTTCAGCTACTTCCGGATCAGATTCACGATAGCGAACTAAAGTTGATTGGATCAAATCTGTGGAAGGAAGAGCCCGAGTGTCTCAAATGGCTGGATTCCAAAGAACCCAACTCTGTTGTTTACGTTAATTATGGAAGCATCACAGTCATGACTCCCCAGCAACTGATTGAGTTTGCTTGGGGACTTGCAAATAGCAATCAAAGCTTCTTGTGGATACTTAGGCCAGATCTCGTGTCTGGTGAGTCGGCCATTCTGCCACCAGAATTCGTGGCAGAAACAGAAGACAGGGGTTTGCTAGCAGGTTGGTGTCCTCAAGAGCAAGTTCTCACCCACCAGGCCATTGGCGGCTTCTTAACTCATAACGGCTGGAATTCCACAATTGAGGGTTTATGCGCTGGAGTGCCTATGATTTGTTGGCCATTTTTTGCAGAGCAGCAAACCAACTGTCGTTACTGCTGCACTGAGTGGGGCGTAGGAATGGAGATAGACAGTGATGTTAAGAGGGATGAAGTTGCAAAGCTTGTGAGAGAGTTAATGGTGGGAGAGAAAGGCAAagtaatgaaaaagaaaaccatgGAGTGGAAGCATACGGCAGAAGTGGCTACCACTGGTCCAGACGGATCATCTTACTTGAATTTGGAGAAAATATTTGAACAAGTGCTTCTCTAG